One genomic segment of Melitaea cinxia chromosome 19, ilMelCinx1.1, whole genome shotgun sequence includes these proteins:
- the LOC123662859 gene encoding uncharacterized protein LOC123662859 — MYDTKHGLRRVHRTGYPKKKLFPHSGKVVSDVLLPNIPSPIVPNLPVSPNVVLDSNYAVLPSTSSTAVLDLPVSPSVVLDSNYAVLPSTSSTAVLDLPDESKSDFNQHSIFDTPRKYRLREKLNKQEVSLKKKCKKN, encoded by the exons ATGTATGATACAAAACATGGACTTCGCAGAGTCCATAGAACAGGATATCCAAAAAAG AAATTATTTCCGCATTCCGGTAAGGTTGTCAGTGATGTATTGTTGCCAAATATACCATCTCCAATTGTTCCT AACTTACCAGTCTCGCCTAATGTTGTCCTCGACAGTAACTACGCAGTCTTACCGAGTACATCTTCTACAGCCGTTCTC GACTTACCAGTCTCGCCTAGTGTTGTCCTTGACAGTAACTATGCAGTCTTACCGAGTACATCTTCTACAGCCGTTCTC gacctaccggatgagtctaaatcAGACTTTAACCAacattcaatctttgatacaccaaGAAAATATAGACTAAGggaaaagttaaataaacaagaagtttccttaaaaaaaaaatgtaaaaaaaattaa